The Lactuca sativa cultivar Salinas chromosome 2, Lsat_Salinas_v11, whole genome shotgun sequence genome includes a window with the following:
- the LOC111901366 gene encoding protein DOG1-like 4 → MEYSARSQTEFQTFFREWLIQLERYLNQLLNLLQSPDDHQQDEPNHKQLIRRVMAHYHDYFLAKARVSSRNVFLVLSPPWFSPYERIFLWVAGFKPGLSICIVKTCGLELTSDQAERIERLTVETKDDESAITERLVRLEQQVLAPTILALTRMGGREVNGMIDDADAAVDSLAKGMEFLVGLADFLREKTVAKVVGILTTAQTVMFLAAMIQFQLRIRRWGQLRETEIHRDANNPLSIGFGGGGS, encoded by the coding sequence ATGGAATATTCAGCCAGATCTCAAACAGAATTCCAGACCTTCTTCCGGGAATGGCTGATCCAACTGGAGCGCTACCTTAATCAGCTTCTCAACCTTCTTCAGTCCCCAGATGATCATCAACAAGACGAGCCCAATCACAAACAACTCATTCGCCGAGTCATGGCTCACTACCATGACTACTTCCTTGCCAAGGCCCGAGTTTCTAGCCGGAATGTGTTTCTTGTTCTGTCACCACCGTGGTTCAGCCCCTATGAGAGAATCTTCCTATGGGTGGCTGGGTTCAAGCCGGGTCTTTCCATCTGTATCGTGAAAACATGTGGGCTGGAGTTGACTTCCGATCAGGCGGAGAGGATTGAGAGGTTGACGGTGGAGACTAAAGATGATGAGAGTGCGATTACGGAGAGGCTGGTGAGGTTGGAGCAGCAGGTCTTGGCGCCGACCATTCTGGCACTGACCAGGATGGGAGGAAGGGAAGTGAATGGGATGATTGATGATGCGGATGCCGCCGTGGATAGTTTGGCAAAGGGTATGGAGTTTTTGGTTGGGTTGGCGGATTTTTTGAGGGAGAAGACGGTGGCGAAGGTGGTGGGGATACTGACGACGGCTCAGACGGTGATGTTCTTAGCGGCTATGATTCAATTTCAGCTAAGAATTAGGAGGTGGGGGCAGCTGAGGGAGACGGAGATCCATCGCGACGCTAATAATCCACTGTCGATCGGATTCGGAGGTGGGGGCAGCTAG